CCCGCGCGGGGTATCCCAGATGCCGTTGAAGATGCCCCCGGCGTGTCTGACCAGCTCTGCGATCTCGTCCCGCAGCTCCATGGCGCTCCTCCCGGCGCGGGAAACACTGCAAAGGCTGCGCCCGGTCGCGTTTGACTGCTAACCGGCTGTCACCATTGGCTTGAGGAGATTTGCCTCATGCCGGACGCCAGGGCAAAGCGCCCTCGCTCGGGCAAGACTTACCCGGTGTCCCGCCGCCGACGGGCCGGCGGCCAGTAGCGGAGGCGACCCGGCATGATCCGCAGCATCACGCGAATCACCCTCGCCGAGATCCGGAGGGCCGTCTCGCGGCCCGGCGACCACGCATAGCCGTAGTCCTGGCGGATGCGCGCCGGGAGCAGGCCGACCGAGGGCAAGCGCGCCAGCCACATGAGCGGCGCCGCGATGCGCGGCACCGGCCTGAAGAGTTCGGCGGCGAGACGCCGGGCCCCGTCCGTCACCACGAGCTCGCCGCCCCTCAGCATCCCGTCCATATAGGCCGCGAGGGCGCGCGTGGAGCGCGGCAGGTGGCCGTCGGGAATGCCGAGCATCGGCTCGATGCCGGCCGACTCGGCGCAGTAGCGGTCCTTGTCCGCGACGCTGAGCGGCGCCACGTAGAGCTCGTAGGCGAGGAGGAACGAATCCAGCAGCGTGGCGTGCACCCAGGCGAGCAGCGCGGGATCGTGTGCCGAATAGGACACGGCCGATTGCGCCGGAGGAGGAAGCACGGCGTGCCCGTTCACGCGGTCGTGAATGGCGTTGATGCCGTCGGCCACCGTGGCGGCCTCTTCCGGCGTCCCGTAGGTGAGGATGAGCATCGCGTCCAGCGTGCGCCGGAGCCGGCCCCAGCGCCCGCGGCGCGAGCGGAGGAAGGCGCTGTGGTCCACGATGCCCTGGGCGACCAGCGGATGCGCGAACTGGAGCAGGAGGGCACGCCCCCAGCCCAGGAGGAGCACGCGCTCGGCGTGGATCGTGCGGCTCACCGACTGCGTCGCGCCCGCGGCCGTCGCCGTCGGAGCCGTCATGCCTCGCAGTCTACCGGAGCGTCCGCGTCCGGGCTATCATCACCGCGTAGCCGCGGAGCACACCCGCACCAGGGAGATCACCATGCCACGCTTCGTCAAGGTCGCCGCCGCCCAGATGGGCCCCAACAACGAAGGCACGAGCCGCGAGGAGATCGTCGAGCGCATGCTCGCGCTCATGGAGCAGGCGGTTCGCGAGGACGTCGAGATCATCGCCTATCCGGAGATGGCGCTCACCACGTACTTCCCCAAGCGCATCCGCGACGACTACGACCAGTTCTTCGAGACCGAGGTGCCGCCCAAGGCGCTGCTGCCCCTGCTGGCGCGCGCCAAGGCGGCGAAGATGGCCTGTCACGTCGGCTTCTCCGAGAAGGCGGACGGTCACTACTTCAACACCGCGCTGCTCACGGATGAGACGGGGCGCCCGGCGGGGATCTTCAGAAAGATCCATCTGCCGGGGGTCACCAAGCCCGATGGGTTCGCGCAAGTGTACGAGCCGCACTTCTTCGAGACCGGCGACACCGGCTACAAGGTGTTCCCCGCCGCCAAGGCCCAGGTCGGTATCGCCATCTGCCAGGACCGGCGCTATCCCGAGTCCTATCGTTGCCTGGGCATCCTCGGCGCGGAGATCGTGCTCATCGGCTACAACACCCCGCTCTCGCCGCTGGCCCTCGATCTCAACGAGCTGTGCCTGCGCGCCGGCGCCTACCAGAACAGCCTGTTCGTGGTGGGGATCGCGAAGGCGGGC
This window of the Candidatus Methylomirabilota bacterium genome carries:
- a CDS encoding oxygenase MpaB family protein, which codes for MTAPTATAAGATQSVSRTIHAERVLLLGWGRALLLQFAHPLVAQGIVDHSAFLRSRRGRWGRLRRTLDAMLILTYGTPEEAATVADGINAIHDRVNGHAVLPPPAQSAVSYSAHDPALLAWVHATLLDSFLLAYELYVAPLSVADKDRYCAESAGIEPMLGIPDGHLPRSTRALAAYMDGMLRGGELVVTDGARRLAAELFRPVPRIAAPLMWLARLPSVGLLPARIRQDYGYAWSPGRETALRISARVIRVMLRIMPGRLRYWPPARRRRDTG
- a CDS encoding nitrilase-related carbon-nitrogen hydrolase: MPRFVKVAAAQMGPNNEGTSREEIVERMLALMEQAVREDVEIIAYPEMALTTYFPKRIRDDYDQFFETEVPPKALLPLLARAKAAKMACHVGFSEKADGHYFNTALLTDETGRPAGIFRKIHLPGVTKPDGFAQVYEPHFFETGDTGYKVFPAAKAQVGIAICQDRRYPESYRCLGILGAEIVLIGYNTPLSPLALDLNELCLRAGAYQNSLFVVGIAKAGVEDGMELIGGSCIVGPLGQVLAKAGTTGDELIAARIDLDQMTPARKRWDFFGRRHPEHYGLITQPIRKAP